A DNA window from Providencia huaxiensis contains the following coding sequences:
- a CDS encoding tyrosine-type recombinase/integrase encodes MAMGKFNLEMFGESAPVLGRIIEAYGFSSKLMLAQHFEMASSSLAGRYKRDNFPADLVVRCVAETGARWSEAENLTAIQIRNNTVTYTKTKGKRNRSIPISEELIAELPKGKGSKRLFKSCYSAFRSALKRTGIELPERQSSHVLRHTFASHFMMSGGNILVLQRILGHTDIKMTMRYSHFAPDHLNDALVYNPLVKLKI; translated from the coding sequence ATGGCTATGGGAAAATTTAATTTAGAGATGTTTGGCGAAAGCGCACCAGTTCTTGGTCGTATCATTGAAGCATACGGCTTCAGCTCTAAGCTGATGCTCGCACAGCACTTTGAAATGGCTTCTAGTAGCCTTGCGGGTAGATACAAGAGAGATAACTTTCCGGCTGATTTGGTTGTGCGCTGTGTCGCTGAGACAGGGGCTAGGTGGTCAGAGGCTGAGAATTTAACCGCCATACAGATTCGCAATAATACGGTGACTTATACCAAGACTAAAGGGAAGCGCAACCGTTCTATTCCTATCAGCGAAGAATTAATTGCAGAATTACCGAAAGGTAAAGGCTCTAAGCGGTTATTTAAGTCTTGTTATTCTGCGTTTCGTTCTGCATTAAAACGTACAGGTATTGAGTTACCAGAACGACAGTCATCGCATGTCTTACGGCACACCTTTGCATCTCACTTTATGATGTCCGGTGGAAATATTTTAGTATTACAAAGAATCCTTGGCCATACCGATATTAAAATGACAATGCGGTATTCCCATTTCGCCCCAGATCATCTTAATGATGCACTGGTTTATAATCCTTTGGTGAAGTTGAAGATATGA
- the surE gene encoding 5'/3'-nucleotidase SurE, which yields MKKTILAISLLTLFGLQAQASNDKMRILLVNDDGCEAFGLTELKSQLDAKGYDVWLVGPATNQSGIGTAITFKAGKEFDVKKVDERTYCFPGTPADSLDFGLQGLLRETPPDLVISGVNDGPNTGASQLNSGTVSAAARAVRLGYPAIAASIGYIMTEEEIKSGWPSTQKYWPDSVTYIVDLVDNLNKKRETGEKVLPARSGLSINYPALPKDKIKGVKFIENEYTVSPQVLYEITAEGKTKQFINPEALKMRNDNSDTGYLDKGYITYTVFDGDWNAPEEKVKEYKNDFNF from the coding sequence ATGAAAAAAACAATTTTAGCTATTAGTTTATTAACGTTATTTGGACTTCAAGCTCAAGCCAGCAACGATAAAATGCGTATTTTATTAGTTAATGACGATGGATGTGAGGCATTTGGCCTAACTGAATTAAAGTCTCAATTAGATGCAAAAGGTTATGATGTTTGGCTTGTCGGTCCAGCAACAAATCAAAGCGGAATAGGGACTGCTATTACATTCAAAGCAGGGAAAGAGTTTGATGTTAAAAAAGTCGATGAGCGTACTTATTGTTTCCCTGGTACTCCTGCAGATTCACTGGATTTTGGTTTGCAGGGATTATTACGGGAAACACCACCAGACCTTGTAATTTCTGGAGTCAACGATGGCCCAAATACCGGAGCCTCTCAACTTAATTCAGGAACGGTCTCAGCCGCAGCTCGCGCTGTACGTCTTGGCTACCCAGCGATAGCCGCAAGTATTGGTTATATTATGACTGAAGAAGAAATAAAATCAGGTTGGCCTAGCACCCAAAAATATTGGCCTGATTCAGTCACTTATATTGTTGATCTCGTTGATAATTTAAATAAAAAAAGGGAGACTGGCGAGAAAGTACTTCCAGCGAGATCAGGATTAAGCATTAATTACCCTGCACTACCTAAAGATAAAATTAAAGGCGTAAAGTTTATTGAAAACGAATATACCGTTTCACCACAAGTTTTATATGAAATAACCGCCGAAGGAAAAACTAAGCAATTCATTAATCCTGAAGCATTAAAAATGAGAAATGATAATTCGGATACTGGATACCTCGACAAAGGATATATTACTTATACTGTATTCGATGGTGATTGGAATGCTCCTGAAGAAAAAGTAAAAGAATATAAAAATGATTTCAATTTTTAG
- the hypF gene encoding carbamoyltransferase HypF: MKNGIQLRIKGKVQGVGFRPYVWQLAHQCKLLGDVCNDGEGVLIRLCTDSEPTEFTQLLYQHCPPLAHIESIELQPFQWDKLPDAFTIRRSGEGKMDTQVIPDAATCDACQQELFAPSNRRFHYPFTNCTHCGPRFTIIRRMPYDRPNTAMADFPLCPNCLVEYQSPADRRFHAQPNACAVCGPEIKLCGPSGKMIANKENALALAAQQLLAGKIVAIKGIGGFHLACDASSDEAVEALRGRKCRPTKPLAVMIPSLNWLEQHNMPLSDGLRALLKSPAAPIVLVKNWKNPVLSQYIAPNLAEIGVMLPSNPLQHLLMAQVNRPLVMTSGNAAGKPPVLSEQAALVDLANIADVWLTHNRDIVQRADDSLVRYHDGQAEMLRRARGYVPDAIDLPEGFENSPSILALGADLKNTFCLLRDKSAVMSQHLGDLDDMDIFEQYQSAIALFESIYRFTPTAIVSDMHPNYVSTRYGEALSQQLRIPLIKVQHHHAHIAAVMAEHGLPLNGSKVIGLALDGLGYGDDHRLWGGECLLVDYKSSQYLGGLPPVALPGGELASRQPWRNFLAHCLQFVPQWQKQESAAYLMSFPWQGLQKAIEKGINSPTASSTGRLFDAVAAALGICTAQTSWEGEAACQLEAIAMKSPVSVHPVTMPLVGRQLDLYTFWQQWIAYCAPKPQRAHAFHVALAQGFAELARKSANQYGTKTIVLSGGVTHNQLLRKLLVNNLSEFDVLYAKQFPMGDGGLSLGQVAIASAMLKN, from the coding sequence GTGAAAAACGGTATACAGTTACGCATCAAAGGGAAAGTTCAGGGGGTAGGGTTTCGTCCCTATGTTTGGCAATTAGCCCACCAATGCAAACTATTAGGTGATGTCTGTAATGATGGCGAAGGGGTGCTGATTCGTTTATGTACTGATTCGGAACCCACTGAATTTACTCAGTTATTGTACCAACACTGCCCACCGTTAGCCCATATAGAAAGTATTGAACTGCAACCTTTTCAATGGGATAAATTACCCGACGCATTTACTATTCGCCGTAGTGGCGAAGGTAAAATGGATACTCAAGTCATCCCAGATGCTGCTACTTGTGATGCATGCCAACAAGAGCTTTTTGCTCCATCGAATCGACGTTTTCATTACCCGTTCACAAACTGCACGCATTGCGGCCCTCGCTTCACGATTATTCGTCGTATGCCTTATGATAGGCCCAATACTGCAATGGCCGATTTTCCTTTGTGTCCTAATTGCTTAGTGGAATATCAATCCCCCGCAGATAGGCGTTTTCACGCACAACCCAATGCCTGTGCGGTGTGTGGTCCTGAAATTAAATTGTGCGGCCCATCAGGAAAAATGATCGCAAATAAAGAGAATGCATTAGCCTTGGCAGCTCAGCAGTTATTGGCCGGGAAAATTGTTGCTATTAAAGGGATTGGCGGTTTTCATCTTGCTTGTGATGCAAGTAGTGATGAGGCGGTAGAAGCTTTACGAGGGCGTAAATGCCGCCCAACCAAGCCGCTGGCGGTTATGATCCCATCACTGAATTGGTTAGAGCAGCACAATATGCCGCTGAGTGATGGCTTACGTGCATTATTAAAAAGCCCTGCCGCTCCGATTGTATTGGTTAAAAATTGGAAAAATCCTGTATTAAGCCAATATATTGCGCCAAATCTAGCGGAAATCGGTGTTATGTTGCCTTCTAACCCATTGCAACACCTATTGATGGCACAAGTTAATCGCCCATTAGTGATGACGTCAGGAAATGCAGCAGGGAAGCCCCCTGTGTTGAGCGAGCAAGCTGCGCTGGTTGATTTAGCCAATATCGCCGATGTTTGGCTCACTCATAACCGCGATATTGTCCAACGTGCAGATGACTCATTGGTGCGTTATCATGATGGACAAGCGGAAATGCTCCGCCGTGCACGGGGCTATGTCCCTGATGCGATTGATTTACCTGAAGGGTTTGAAAATTCCCCATCAATACTGGCTTTAGGGGCTGATCTTAAAAATACCTTTTGTTTATTGCGAGACAAAAGTGCAGTCATGAGCCAACACCTAGGCGACCTTGATGATATGGATATTTTTGAGCAATATCAGTCTGCGATTGCATTATTTGAATCTATTTATCGTTTTACGCCAACCGCTATAGTCTCTGATATGCATCCTAATTATGTGAGTACGCGCTATGGCGAGGCGTTATCACAGCAATTACGGATCCCATTGATAAAAGTGCAGCATCATCATGCACATATTGCTGCGGTAATGGCTGAGCATGGTTTGCCATTAAATGGAAGTAAAGTCATTGGGTTAGCTTTGGATGGTTTGGGGTATGGGGATGACCACCGGCTATGGGGAGGTGAATGCTTACTAGTGGATTATAAATCTAGTCAATATCTAGGAGGCTTGCCCCCAGTTGCACTGCCGGGAGGGGAATTAGCTTCTCGGCAGCCATGGCGTAATTTCCTTGCGCATTGTTTACAATTTGTTCCCCAGTGGCAAAAGCAAGAGAGCGCCGCTTATTTAATGTCATTTCCTTGGCAAGGCTTACAAAAGGCGATTGAGAAAGGAATTAATAGCCCAACGGCTTCATCTACTGGGCGGCTTTTTGATGCGGTTGCTGCAGCGTTAGGTATTTGTACGGCACAAACCAGTTGGGAAGGGGAGGCTGCTTGCCAACTGGAAGCGATTGCCATGAAATCACCCGTGAGCGTACATCCGGTCACTATGCCATTAGTGGGGCGACAATTAGATTTATATACATTTTGGCAACAATGGATAGCGTACTGTGCGCCTAAACCACAACGGGCACATGCCTTTCATGTGGCATTAGCGCAAGGTTTTGCTGAGCTAGCAAGGAAGTCAGCGAACCAATATGGTACTAAGACAATTGTTTTGTCAGGTGGCGTGACTCATAACCAATTATTGAGAAAACTATTAGTGAATAACCTATCTGAGTTCGATGTGCTATATGCAAAACAATTTCCCATGGGAGATGGTGGGCTATCATTGGGGCAAGTCGCTATCGCTTCTGCGATGTTGAAAAATTAA
- the hybB gene encoding Ni/Fe-hydrogenase cytochrome b subunit has product MTTHHKEQPLGGRLVSWPIMVFGPLVLICVILIVKRLVFGLGSVSDLNGGYPWGIWIAFDLLIGTGFACGGWALAWAVYVFNRGEYHPLVRPALLASLFGYSLGGLSITIDVGRYWNLPYFYIPGFFNTNSVLFETAVCMTIYIGVMALEFAPALCERFGWKVSLKRLNKAMFFIIALGALLPMMHQSSMGSLMISAGYKVHPIWQSYEMLPLLSLLTAFIMGFSIVIFEGSLLQAALRGQGADERPLFVRITRILQVLLVLFLVCRFGELIYRGKLHHIFNTDFYAMMFWIETALMVFPLIIFRMPSLRNDSRWLYASGLSMLIGAAMWRMSYSLVAFNPGGGYDYFPTTEELLISIGFVAIEVCAYILLIRLLPVIPALKKTTMSHSEARGKA; this is encoded by the coding sequence ATGACGACGCATCATAAAGAGCAGCCGCTAGGCGGGCGTTTAGTCAGTTGGCCAATTATGGTCTTTGGGCCCTTAGTGCTGATTTGTGTCATCTTGATAGTTAAACGCTTGGTCTTCGGCTTAGGCTCAGTTTCTGACCTAAATGGTGGCTATCCTTGGGGGATCTGGATTGCTTTTGACTTGCTGATTGGAACCGGTTTTGCTTGTGGCGGTTGGGCGCTGGCTTGGGCGGTGTATGTATTTAACCGAGGTGAATATCACCCGTTAGTGCGCCCTGCATTATTAGCCAGTTTGTTCGGGTACTCTCTCGGTGGCTTGTCTATCACTATTGACGTAGGTCGTTACTGGAACTTGCCTTATTTCTACATCCCCGGTTTCTTTAACACCAACTCAGTGCTGTTTGAAACCGCAGTGTGTATGACGATTTATATCGGTGTGATGGCATTGGAATTTGCCCCTGCACTGTGTGAGCGCTTTGGTTGGAAGGTTTCGTTAAAACGACTGAATAAAGCGATGTTTTTTATTATTGCTCTTGGCGCATTACTGCCGATGATGCACCAATCGTCTATGGGTTCATTGATGATTTCGGCGGGGTATAAAGTCCACCCTATTTGGCAAAGTTATGAAATGCTGCCACTACTCTCATTACTGACTGCATTCATTATGGGTTTTTCCATCGTCATTTTCGAAGGATCATTACTCCAAGCCGCGTTGCGGGGGCAAGGCGCTGATGAACGGCCGCTGTTTGTTCGTATCACTCGGATCTTGCAGGTATTGTTAGTGCTGTTCTTGGTCTGCCGTTTCGGTGAACTAATTTATCGGGGCAAGTTGCACCATATCTTCAATACCGATTTCTACGCCATGATGTTCTGGATAGAAACCGCATTAATGGTTTTCCCATTGATTATTTTCCGCATGCCATCATTGAGAAATGATTCACGGTGGTTATATGCAAGCGGTTTGAGCATGTTGATTGGGGCTGCCATGTGGCGGATGAGCTATTCCCTCGTTGCATTCAACCCAGGGGGCGGATATGACTATTTCCCAACAACAGAAGAACTTTTAATTTCAATAGGTTTTGTGGCAATAGAGGTATGCGCTTATATCTTATTGATCCGCTTATTACCTGTTATTCCAGCATTGAAAAAAACAACGATGAGCCATTCAGAGGCCCGAGGTAAAGCATGA
- a CDS encoding HyaD/HybD family hydrogenase maturation endopeptidase — MRILVLGVGNILLSDEGIGVRIVEALEQRYHLPECVEVLDGGTAGMELIGPMADRDHLIIADVVLSSQQAGSILVLRDDEVPALFTRKISPHQLGLSDVLSALHLTDEFPQRLTLVGVVPGSLEPHIGLTAIGQAALEPALQKVIEVLRSEGLEIIAKEESLHVG, encoded by the coding sequence ATGCGTATTTTAGTTTTAGGTGTTGGCAATATATTGCTGAGCGATGAAGGGATTGGGGTACGCATCGTTGAGGCTTTAGAGCAGCGCTATCACCTGCCTGAATGCGTGGAAGTGCTAGATGGTGGAACGGCGGGAATGGAATTGATTGGCCCGATGGCAGATAGAGACCATTTGATCATTGCTGATGTTGTGTTATCGAGCCAGCAGGCTGGCTCGATTTTAGTCTTGCGCGATGACGAAGTTCCTGCACTGTTTACGCGTAAAATCTCCCCGCATCAACTCGGTTTATCAGATGTGCTATCCGCTTTGCATTTAACCGATGAATTCCCACAGCGGCTAACATTAGTTGGCGTTGTGCCTGGATCCCTCGAACCGCATATCGGTTTGACGGCAATAGGGCAGGCCGCTTTAGAGCCAGCTTTACAAAAGGTTATTGAGGTTTTGCGAAGCGAAGGCTTGGAAATCATAGCGAAAGAAGAGAGTTTGCATGTCGGATGA
- the hybO gene encoding hydrogenase 2 small subunit, whose amino-acid sequence MIGDNSIISSHGINRRDFMKLCTALAATMGLSGKAAAQIAESISDPARPPVIWIGAQECTGCTESLLCSTHPTLENLILDTISLEYHEVLSAAFGEQVEQNKHDAIEKYKGKYVLVVDGSIPLKDGGIYCMVAGKPIVEHIREVAEHAAAVIAIGSCASWGGVAAAGDNPTGAVGLDQVIKDKTVINIPGCPPNPHNFLATVAHLITFNRPPKLDSKNRPMFAYGRLIHEHCERRPHFDAGRFAKEFGDDGHREGWCLYHLGCKGPETYGNCSTLQFCDVGGVWPVAIGHPCYGCNEENVGFHKAIHQLASVENPTPRVDKPDVNNREGGQISSTAVGLIGGVVGLVAGVSVMAVRELGRQKRQQDTDSRGE is encoded by the coding sequence ATGATAGGAGATAACTCTATTATTTCTTCGCATGGCATTAACCGCCGTGATTTTATGAAGTTATGTACAGCACTGGCTGCAACAATGGGATTAAGCGGGAAGGCAGCTGCCCAAATTGCGGAATCTATTAGTGACCCAGCTCGACCTCCTGTCATTTGGATTGGCGCCCAAGAGTGTACAGGGTGTACGGAATCTTTACTGTGTTCAACCCATCCAACTTTGGAAAATTTAATTCTCGATACCATCTCATTGGAATACCATGAGGTGTTGTCTGCCGCCTTTGGTGAGCAAGTTGAGCAAAATAAACATGATGCAATTGAAAAGTACAAAGGAAAATATGTTTTAGTCGTCGATGGTTCTATCCCATTGAAAGATGGTGGCATTTACTGCATGGTGGCGGGGAAACCGATTGTTGAGCATATTCGTGAAGTGGCTGAACACGCTGCGGCTGTGATTGCGATAGGTTCTTGCGCTTCGTGGGGCGGTGTTGCTGCGGCAGGTGATAACCCAACAGGAGCCGTGGGTTTAGATCAAGTCATTAAAGATAAAACCGTTATTAATATTCCAGGCTGCCCGCCTAATCCACATAACTTCCTTGCGACGGTCGCACACTTAATTACGTTTAATCGCCCACCAAAATTGGATAGCAAAAATCGCCCAATGTTCGCGTACGGTCGATTAATTCATGAACACTGTGAACGTCGCCCTCATTTTGATGCGGGCCGCTTCGCAAAAGAGTTCGGTGATGATGGCCATCGTGAAGGTTGGTGTTTATACCATTTAGGTTGTAAGGGACCTGAAACGTACGGTAACTGCTCCACATTGCAATTCTGTGATGTTGGCGGTGTCTGGCCTGTGGCAATTGGTCACCCTTGTTATGGCTGTAATGAAGAAAATGTAGGGTTCCATAAAGCTATCCACCAACTAGCAAGTGTTGAAAACCCAACACCACGTGTGGATAAACCGGATGTGAATAACCGCGAAGGTGGCCAAATTTCATCTACAGCTGTGGGGTTAATTGGTGGTGTTGTCGGGTTAGTGGCTGGGGTTAGCGTGATGGCGGTACGTGAATTAGGTCGTCAAAAACGCCAACAAGATACTGACTCACGGGGAGAATAA
- the hybC gene encoding hydrogenase 2 large subunit, with translation MSQRITIDPVTRIEGHLRIDCEIEDGKVTKAWASGTMWRGMEEIVKGKDPRDAWMIMQRICGVCTTVHGIVSVRTIESALNIDVPVNAQYIRNMILAAHTIQDHIVHFYQLSALDWVDITSALNADPNKAAEILNGVSTWPLNSPEEFTRVQDKIKKLVASGQLGIFANGYWGHPAMKLSPEVNLIAVAHYLQALECQRDANRIVALLGGKTPHIQNLAVGGVANPINLDGVGVLNLERLMYVKSFIDRLGDFIEQVYKIDAAVIAAGYPEWLEVGQGAKHYMCMPEMPMDGKNGSFLLPGGYLENSDFSTYRPITSHMDEYLINGIKESSKHAWYKENEPQAPWEGTTNPDYTGWDDDGKYSWVKAPTFYDKTVEVGPLADLLCKLAAKHEPTEKHFNDVVNLYQTLTGNTISVDQLHSTLGRIIGRSVRCCVLNETLSIQWQALVDNIGKGDYTTFVKPVFPENATIKGVGFGEVPRGLLSHWVVIKDGKIENYQAVVPSTWNSGPRNFNDEPGPYEQALVGTPVADPAKPLEVVRTIHSFDPCMSCAVHIVDPEGGEVTKVKVL, from the coding sequence ATGAGCCAACGTATAACAATAGACCCAGTCACTCGTATCGAAGGTCACTTACGCATTGATTGTGAAATTGAAGATGGAAAAGTCACCAAGGCTTGGGCTTCAGGCACGATGTGGCGTGGTATGGAAGAGATAGTCAAAGGGAAAGACCCCCGTGATGCATGGATGATTATGCAGCGCATTTGTGGGGTTTGTACCACGGTGCACGGTATTGTGTCGGTACGCACTATTGAAAGTGCTTTAAATATTGATGTGCCAGTGAATGCGCAGTATATCCGTAATATGATTTTAGCCGCGCACACCATTCAAGACCATATAGTCCATTTTTATCAATTATCTGCATTAGATTGGGTGGATATCACCTCTGCATTGAATGCAGACCCAAATAAAGCAGCAGAAATCTTGAACGGCGTTTCGACGTGGCCATTGAATAGCCCAGAAGAATTCACGCGAGTTCAAGATAAAATTAAAAAACTGGTTGCCAGTGGGCAATTGGGTATTTTTGCCAATGGATATTGGGGGCACCCAGCGATGAAATTGTCGCCGGAGGTGAACTTAATCGCCGTAGCTCACTATTTACAAGCCCTTGAATGTCAGCGAGATGCCAACCGAATTGTAGCGTTATTAGGGGGGAAAACACCTCATATTCAAAACCTTGCCGTTGGTGGTGTCGCAAACCCTATTAACCTTGATGGTGTCGGGGTTCTGAACCTCGAACGTTTGATGTATGTAAAATCCTTTATTGACCGTTTAGGGGATTTCATTGAGCAAGTGTATAAGATTGATGCAGCAGTGATTGCTGCGGGCTACCCTGAATGGCTCGAAGTCGGCCAAGGCGCGAAACATTACATGTGTATGCCTGAAATGCCAATGGACGGTAAAAATGGGAGTTTCCTATTACCGGGTGGTTATCTGGAAAACAGCGATTTTAGTACTTATCGCCCCATTACTAGCCATATGGATGAGTACTTGATCAACGGCATCAAAGAAAGTAGCAAACACGCGTGGTACAAAGAAAATGAACCACAGGCTCCATGGGAAGGCACCACCAACCCAGATTACACGGGCTGGGACGATGACGGTAAATACTCATGGGTAAAAGCCCCAACTTTTTATGATAAAACCGTCGAAGTCGGGCCGCTTGCTGACTTGTTGTGTAAATTAGCGGCAAAACATGAGCCGACAGAAAAACACTTTAATGATGTGGTAAACCTGTACCAAACACTGACAGGCAATACGATTAGTGTGGATCAACTGCATTCAACATTGGGCCGAATTATCGGACGTAGTGTTCGCTGCTGTGTGCTGAATGAAACTCTGTCTATTCAATGGCAAGCGCTGGTCGATAACATAGGAAAAGGCGATTACACCACCTTTGTAAAACCCGTATTCCCTGAAAATGCCACTATTAAAGGTGTTGGTTTTGGGGAAGTCCCACGTGGTTTATTGTCGCACTGGGTTGTAATCAAAGACGGTAAAATTGAAAATTACCAAGCGGTAGTGCCATCCACTTGGAACTCAGGCCCACGTAACTTCAATGATGAGCCAGGCCCTTATGAGCAAGCATTGGTAGGAACTCCTGTCGCTGATCCCGCTAAACCCCTTGAAGTGGTGCGAACCATTCACTCATTTGACCCTTGTATGTCTTGTGCTGTGCACATTGTTGACCCAGAAGGTGGCGAAGTCACTAAGGTTAAGGTGCTGTAA
- the hybA gene encoding hydrogenase 2 operon protein HybA — protein sequence MNRRNFLKLSAGGALLAGSSPSLAGPENRPPIPNSLGMLYDSTLCIGCQACVTKCQDINHPERNPVGEQTWSNNDKLTPYTNNIIQVWSSGTGVHKDQEKDGYAYIKKQCMHCVDPNCVSVCPVQALKKDPKTGIVHYDASVCTGCRYCMVACPFNIPKYAYDDKFGAIHKCELCNQKGVERLDKGGLPGCVEVCPTGAVIFGTREELLAEAKKRLTLKVGDEYGYPRQTLHSNDPNVIKVPKYESHVYGELEGGGTQVIVLSGVPYQNLGLPELEQLSTGARSEYVQHTLYKGMVLPLAALAGLSFLVYRNTKNDKHEGDDSNDDAS from the coding sequence GTGAATAGACGAAATTTTCTTAAACTCTCCGCTGGGGGAGCATTACTTGCGGGAAGTTCACCCAGCTTGGCGGGGCCTGAAAACCGCCCGCCAATTCCTAATTCTTTGGGGATGCTATATGACTCGACCCTGTGTATTGGGTGTCAGGCGTGCGTGACAAAATGCCAAGATATTAACCACCCGGAACGTAACCCGGTCGGGGAGCAAACTTGGTCAAATAATGACAAACTCACCCCTTATACCAACAATATTATTCAGGTTTGGAGCAGTGGAACAGGCGTTCATAAAGACCAAGAAAAAGATGGCTATGCCTACATTAAAAAGCAATGTATGCATTGTGTTGACCCTAATTGCGTGTCGGTTTGCCCTGTTCAAGCGCTGAAAAAAGACCCAAAAACCGGCATTGTTCATTACGATGCCAGCGTATGTACTGGTTGCCGTTATTGTATGGTGGCGTGTCCATTTAATATCCCGAAATATGCCTACGATGACAAATTTGGTGCAATTCATAAGTGCGAGTTATGCAACCAAAAAGGTGTCGAACGTTTAGACAAGGGCGGTTTGCCCGGTTGTGTCGAAGTTTGCCCAACGGGCGCAGTAATTTTCGGGACGCGTGAAGAATTACTCGCGGAAGCCAAAAAACGCTTAACACTCAAAGTGGGGGATGAGTACGGCTACCCAAGACAAACCTTACACAGCAATGACCCAAATGTGATTAAAGTGCCGAAATATGAGTCCCATGTTTATGGCGAACTTGAAGGCGGTGGTACACAAGTCATTGTTCTTTCCGGTGTGCCATATCAAAACCTTGGGCTACCTGAATTGGAGCAGTTGTCTACAGGGGCGCGTTCTGAATATGTGCAGCACACGCTTTACAAAGGCATGGTACTGCCATTGGCCGCGTTGGCAGGGCTGAGTTTCTTGGTGTATCGCAATACCAAGAATGACAAACACGAAGGAGATGACTCAAATGACGACGCATCATAA
- a CDS encoding NAD(P)H-dependent amine dehydrogenase family protein: MKKVRAVQYGCGKMGKFLIRYLQEHGAEVVAAFDINEAVIGKDIGEIAGTTPTGVKVQPLHEADKTLETLKPDVGIIATLSTMADLEDAFSLFARHGVNAISTGEEALYPWNSSPEITQKLDALAKENNCTLAGSGYPDMYWGVLIDTLAGSMHKLVKIKGSSCYNVEDYGIALAVGHGAGLTVDEFDKQIGNYNDLPYDVISQKIESGEYAPPYMWTQNGWLCSRLGLTITSQTQRCVPQIAQQDIYSETLKMTVKKGDVLGLSAVVITETAEGITLETECIGKILTTGECDKNSWQLIGEPDTSIEVNNPATVELTCANLVNRIPALINSPAGYTTTEKMPNNVFMTKPMHEYL, from the coding sequence ATGAAAAAAGTACGTGCAGTTCAATATGGTTGCGGAAAAATGGGTAAATTTTTGATCCGTTACTTGCAAGAGCATGGTGCTGAAGTTGTGGCGGCTTTTGATATCAATGAAGCCGTTATTGGCAAAGATATAGGTGAAATTGCAGGAACGACGCCAACAGGGGTAAAAGTACAGCCGCTACATGAAGCAGATAAAACCCTCGAAACCTTAAAGCCTGATGTTGGCATCATCGCAACATTGAGTACCATGGCTGATTTAGAAGACGCATTCTCCCTATTTGCTCGTCATGGTGTAAACGCCATTTCAACCGGAGAAGAAGCTCTTTACCCATGGAATTCATCACCTGAAATTACACAAAAGCTTGATGCATTAGCCAAAGAAAACAATTGTACCCTTGCGGGCAGTGGCTACCCTGATATGTATTGGGGCGTACTCATTGACACCTTAGCAGGCTCCATGCACAAATTGGTGAAAATTAAAGGTTCTAGCTGCTATAACGTTGAAGATTACGGTATCGCTCTTGCTGTCGGTCACGGTGCGGGTTTAACTGTTGATGAGTTCGACAAACAAATTGGTAACTATAATGACTTACCTTACGATGTTATTTCGCAGAAAATCGAAAGCGGTGAATATGCACCACCGTATATGTGGACACAAAACGGCTGGCTATGTAGCCGCCTTGGGTTAACGATCACCAGCCAAACTCAGCGCTGTGTACCGCAAATTGCCCAGCAAGATATTTACTCCGAAACGCTCAAAATGACCGTTAAAAAAGGCGATGTCTTAGGCTTATCTGCAGTGGTGATCACCGAAACCGCAGAAGGTATTACCCTCGAAACAGAGTGTATTGGGAAAATCTTAACAACGGGTGAGTGTGATAAAAATAGCTGGCAGTTAATTGGTGAACCCGACACCTCAATTGAGGTGAATAACCCAGCAACCGTAGAATTAACCTGTGCAAATTTAGTGAACCGCATTCCTGCACTGATTAATAGCCCAGCAGGCTATACCACCACAGAAAAAATGCCCAATAATGTATTTATGACCAAACCAATGCATGAGTATTTATAG